From Balneola vulgaris DSM 17893:
TGCCGTACGATCTTTCATGAGTACATTTCCTGCAAGAGCCATTAACACAAAAGCGCCATAGGTCCACGCGGCCCCTTCATAAAACAATACCCATTCACCGTAGAATACCAACTTATTCAAAACGATATCACTGAGCCACAATGCTGCAACGGGCACTATAAAACTATTCCAGCGGGCAAAATAAGCTCCTCCGAAAAGTGCCATTGCCCCAACAGGACTGAAATTACTAAACTCTGGAATCGTGGTGAGTTCATGCGACATAAGCACTCGCCAAACCGCTGTAACAGCGACCAGGCAAAGTGCAAAGCCATTTCTAAAAGTAGTGTCTTTGATTTTCATAATTCGAACGATTATCTGATGTTAAAACGTAGACCCGCTTTGCTATAAATACCAATGGTATTATAGCCATACACTTCAGTGTAGTCGGTATCAAACAAGTTCTTGATGTCTGCAAATAAGGTTAATTGCCCTTCTAATAAAGTGTAATCTGCATATAGATTAACTAAGGTAAAGGCATCTAAAGTCTTAGACTCGCTAGCAAATGTATTAGGGTTGAAGAATACATCTTCACGCTCGCCAGTATGACGTACTTGTAGGTTCACATTCACATCATTACTTGGACTTACTAAAAAGCTAAATCCAAATGCATGTTCAGGTCTGCGAATAAGGTTATCTCTTTTCACTTCATTTCCAGAACCATCTAGGGTTGTTTGCTCGCCCGTTAAATAGTTATAGAATGATTGAACGGTCAAGAATTCGTTTACCAAATAGTTAGCACTTAGCTCAACACCTTGATCGTCTTGCTCATCTTGGTTTTCGTAGCCAGTACCGAATGTATAAATGATTACGTCATCAATATGACGGTTGAAATACAGCACCTCTGCATTAAAACGACCGTTATTGGCATAATATTCAATCCCAAAATCGATGTACCGGCTCTTCTGAGGCTCTAAATCAGGATTAGCACCGAACGGGCCAAACAATTCGTTTAAAGTAGGAGCTTTGAATCCCGTTGCATAAGAAGCAAGAACTCGAATGTTCTCATTTACATTATAGTATGGAGAGAAATTATAGGTTAACTGAGTTCCAGCATCAGAATGTTCGTTCAACCTAAAACCTAATTCTGCACCTAAGCCATTTTCAGCTTTTAAAATGGAAGAAACATAAGGACTGATTAAGGTAGCATCCGGGTTGTTAGTGTTTGCATCGTTGTCGTCTAAAACTTGCTTCTGGTAATTGAATCCACCTAAAACCGTTACATTTTCGCTGGCCGCATAGGTACTATAGATATCTAAGTTCTGGATATTCCCTGTAAATTCTGAGGTACCGAATCCACTTTCGAACGTACGTTCAACTTCATTGTATTGGTAGCCTCCTTTTACGGTCCAAGCATCATTTTCGAAATGAATATCTACCCCTGGGTTTACCAATTTAGCCGTGTACTTATTGGGGGCATCTGCAAAAGCGCCACCGTCATAATCACCTTCATAATTGGTGTAATTCACAAAGGGCTTAATAGAAAGCTGTTCCGTTAAAGCGATATCGAACTTGGCACTTAATGCGTCGCGGTTGAAGCCGTCTTTATCAAAGTTACCAGCATCATTCTCATCTTTAGCTTCGCTAATCCCATCGGTAGTCTGCTTACTGTAATTCAATGAGTAGCCTAGTAAGTTTAATCGGCCATTCACTCCCGCTGAAAGATCTACCGATTCATATGAACCGTAGGCTGCCTTACCGTTAACAGCTACTGTTTTATCTTGAGGCTTTTTAGTGATCACATTAATCACTCCTGCGATTGCATCAGAACCGTAAAGCGTTGACATACTTCCTTTTACCACTTCCACTCGCTCAACGTTATCGAGGGAGATAAGACGTAGATCTACGGCTCCGCCTGCTCCAGAGGGATCATTTACCGGCTGACCATCAATTAGGATCAGTACATACTGTGTGGTTGCGCCTTGAAGGTAAACGCCCTTGTCTTTACCAGGGTTACTGAATGCGCCGTTGATTACAATCCCTGATTGATCATCTAACAATTGAGCTAAGTCTTTACCCGCACTTTTGCGAATCTCGGCTTGATCAATTACTACAACAGGACGTGTAGTTTGGCGTGTTTCTGTGGGGATTTTGGATGCTGTAACTACAACTGTATTTAGTTCTAGTGTATCCACGGGTACACTTGTTTGCTGTGCTTGAATGGAAGAGGTGCTCAGCAGAACCCCTGCAAAAATACTTAGTAATGTTTTGTTGCTCATGGTGTTTTATTAATGATTACCGATGAGCTTCCGGTTGTTAGAGGGGATAAAATCTTGATAACGAAGACACAGGAAATGAGATACTAGAAAACCTGCGTATTCTGAGATGGATCTAATCCCGGCCTTTCCTCCGAAAGCCTGAAAATTCAGAAATACAACGGGCAGGTCTTCTGGCTCACTCCTAGAAGTCGACGCCTTCCCATCAGTTCGGGGTGAACTAACAGTGGCATAATGCCGAATCTACTTGAGAGTTTACAGCTACGGGGATAGCTCCGGATTTTCACCGGATTCCCTTTTCATTTCAGAATACACATGGTATTCATGAAAACCTGTTGCGCCAAAAGATTACGAGCTTTTTTCGGCGATGTCAATAGAACCTAAACATCAATAATTTTTGAATTTGAATCTCTTAAAAAAAAAAATATACTATATAGGAGTTAACTGTAACTAATTAATATACACATGAATAACATTAAATATATTGATCTAGCTTTGATTAGCACGTTATTTACATTATTACTGGTTTTTTATTTTACATCCCCAGTTAAAGCACAAGAAGCTCAAGATTGTACAGAATATTGTGAAAGTTTGTGTGGTGAAGCGACCACAAGAGTGTGTCAATATACCTATTGCAATAATGAACCAAAAACTTGCATGGGTAAATGGATACCTGAGAACAATTAATTCTAATGAGCTTACAGTAAGATGTAAGCTCAAATTTTTTGAGCATGATTACTTACATAAGAATATTCATTATAGCATTGATTATCATCTTAGGCTCATTGTTACTATATAGATTAAATGCTATTGATCCCTCCTTGTCTTTAAATGAAGAGCTTAAATTATCTCAAACTAAAAATGATTGGAATCGAAATTGGTTGAAAAACTCAAATCAACCCATTCAATTAAACTCTGACATAACCGAATATCTCTATAAACCTGAGATGCTCGATACGTTTAACGACACTTTATACATAACAGATTATGCAGACATGCATATTAAAAGATTTACCAA
This genomic window contains:
- a CDS encoding DUF6580 family putative transport protein, with protein sequence MKIKDTTFRNGFALCLVAVTAVWRVLMSHELTTIPEFSNFSPVGAMALFGGAYFARWNSFIVPVAALWLSDIVLNKLVFYGEWVLFYEGAAWTYGAFVLMALAGNVLMKDRTALNFAGGSLVVVFIHWIVTDIGVWLYSNTYPQTVEGFIACLIAAIPFERNLLFGTLFYGTFLFVGYEWMSAKYFQLKAQKVEA
- a CDS encoding TonB-dependent receptor plug domain-containing protein: MSNKTLLSIFAGVLLSTSSIQAQQTSVPVDTLELNTVVVTASKIPTETRQTTRPVVVIDQAEIRKSAGKDLAQLLDDQSGIVINGAFSNPGKDKGVYLQGATTQYVLILIDGQPVNDPSGAGGAVDLRLISLDNVERVEVVKGSMSTLYGSDAIAGVINVITKKPQDKTVAVNGKAAYGSYESVDLSAGVNGRLNLLGYSLNYSKQTTDGISEAKDENDAGNFDKDGFNRDALSAKFDIALTEQLSIKPFVNYTNYEGDYDGGAFADAPNKYTAKLVNPGVDIHFENDAWTVKGGYQYNEVERTFESGFGTSEFTGNIQNLDIYSTYAASENVTVLGGFNYQKQVLDDNDANTNNPDATLISPYVSSILKAENGLGAELGFRLNEHSDAGTQLTYNFSPYYNVNENIRVLASYATGFKAPTLNELFGPFGANPDLEPQKSRYIDFGIEYYANNGRFNAEVLYFNRHIDDVIIYTFGTGYENQDEQDDQGVELSANYLVNEFLTVQSFYNYLTGEQTTLDGSGNEVKRDNLIRRPEHAFGFSFLVSPSNDVNVNLQVRHTGEREDVFFNPNTFASESKTLDAFTLVNLYADYTLLEGQLTLFADIKNLFDTDYTEVYGYNTIGIYSKAGLRFNIR